The proteins below come from a single Microtus ochrogaster isolate Prairie Vole_2 chromosome 8, MicOch1.0, whole genome shotgun sequence genomic window:
- the LOC101979281 gene encoding putative 60S ribosomal protein L37a: MLGLGSGDMAKRTKKVGIVGKYGTRYGASLRKMVKKIEISQHAKYTCSFCGKTKMKRRAVGIWHCGSCMKTVAGGAWTYNTTSAVTVKSAIRRLKELKDQ, from the coding sequence ATGCTTGGCTTAGGTTCCGGCGACATGGCTAAACGCACGAAGAAGGTCGGGATCGTCGGGAAATACGGGACCCGCTATGGTGCCTCCCTCCGGAAAATggtgaagaaaattgaaatcagcCAGCACGCCAAGTACACGTGCTCCTTCTGTGGCAAAACCAAGATGAAGAGACGAGCCGTTGGCATCTGGCACTGTGGCTCCTGCATGAAGACAGTGGCTGGCGGGGCCTGGACCTACAACACGACTTCCGCCGTCACAGTGAAGTCTGCCATCAGAAGACTGAAGGAACTGAAAGACCAGTAA